The window GTCAAGGACGAGATGCTGGCCGAGATCGACCGCGCCAAGTGGGTCCCCGACTGGGCCGGGAGCACCAGGGAGAAGAACTGGGTCGAGGGCGCCAGGGAATGGTGCATCTCACGCCAGAGGTACTGGGGAATCCCCATGCCGGTCTGGGAGTGTGAGTGCGGTGAGAAGAAGGTCGTCGGACAGTACGAGGAGCTGAAGGCCGGCGAGGGTTACACCGACGGAATGGACACCCACAGGCCCTGGATCGACAACGTCACATTCAAATGCCCCAAGTGCGGCAAGACCATGCACAGGGTGCCGGACGTCCTGGACGTCTGGTTTGACTCCGGAGTGGCTGCATGGGCATCCCTCGGATACCCCCACCACAAGGAGGAGTTCGAGGAGTGGTGGCCCGGCGACTTCATCGTCGAGGCCCACGACCAGACCAGGGGATGGTTCTACTCTCAGCTGGGAGCCGGGGTCATATCCTTCGACCGTGCGCCCTACGACGAGGTCATGATGCACGGATGGGTGCTCGACCCCAAGGGACAGAAGATGTCCAAATCCCTGGGCAATGTCATCGAGCCCCTGGAGCTCATCGACCAGGTCGGTGCCGATTCCCTTAGGTACTACATGATCAAGTCCAACGCACCCTGGGAGGACACTGCCTTCCAGAAGGACGGACCCAGGAACGCCAGAAAGGTGCTGAACACCTATTGGAACGTGGTCAACTTCGCTTCCACCTACATGATCCTGGACAAGTTCGACCCGGAGAAGTTCACCATCGATTCCATCAAGGGATCCCTGAGGGACGAGGACCGCTGGATGATCTCCAGGACCGAGAAGATCGTGGAGACAGTCACCCACTATCTCGAGACCAGGGAGCTCCATCTGGTAGCACGCGAGCTCGAGGAGTACATCCTCGAGGACCTCTCCAGATGGTACGTGTGCCTCGTGAGGGACAGGTCCTGGTCCGAGGGAGCGGACATGGAGGCCGACAAGAATGCCACCTACTTCACGCTCTACTACGCGATCATGAAGACCGCGCTCATACTGGCACCCATCGCCCCGCACATCGCGGAGGAGGTCTACCAGCACATGGGCGGGAAGAAGCTCACGGTCCACATGGAGGACTGGCCGGTTTGCGACAAGTCGCTGATCGACGACGACATCGAGCACAGTATGTCCCTCGTGAGGAACATCGTGGACATCATCGCGGCCGAGAGGGCCAAGATGGGGTCCAAGCTCAGATGGCCCCTCCTGCAGGTGTTTGTCCGCGGCAACGACGCGGATGTGAACAAGGCCGTCAAGATGTTCGACCACGTCCTCGCTGAACAGGGCAACATCAAGAAGGTCCAGTATCTCGGAAAGGACGAGATCCCGTCCGTCGAGAAGGACATCGAGCCGGTGGAGTTCGATGAGGGAACGATATTCATCGACTTCAACGTCACGCCGGAGATCGAGGCCGAGGGTTACGCCAGGGAGCTCATCAGACGTATCCAGCAGATGCGTAAGGACATGAAGCTCAAGGTCGAGCAGTACGTCGACGTCGAGGTCTCAGCGGAAGACCGTCTGGTCGGTCTGTTCGGCACCTGGAAGGACCACATCTCCAACGAGGTCAGGGCGAAGACCCTGACGTTCACCTCCGAGCCCAAGGGAACAGAGGTCAAGGAGTGGGACGTCACCGGAAAGATGATCACCATCGGAATCACTCCCAAGGAGTGATCTCGAAGAGGGGGCGACCCCTCTTCACAAACCCCGTTTTTACTGCTGTTTTATCGCTGAAAAATAGTAAGAAAAATTGTCATCTTAGATGTCTGGCTAGGCTTTTTGAAGTCTAGAATGCGGGTACAGCCCCGATGCACCGGAGAAAGAGGTGTTTTCTTACCAGGATGAAGTCCGACTGCAGAGGACTTCTCTTAGTGGTCGGACCGTCGTCCTGGACTTTTTGGAGGTGATCCAAGAATGGATGACGGAGAAAAGGACCAGGGTCGGTGGCTCCAACTACTTACCCTGGTCCTCGAGAGCATAGCTCTCCTCGTTCAGATCATCAGATTGTTCTGGTGATCCGGCGATCAGAGCACAAACCACTTACCTCTCCGAAAGGGGAGGGTCTCGAGGTTATGTTTGATTATCGTTCATAATGGTATATAAATCTAAAACCGACACGTCGGTGAATAGAAGGGCCAACGAGAGCTTCCAACGGTCACATAATGGGAGCTCCACTTTCGGCCACTTTCGGTGACAGCCAGACATTCAAAACACGCTCTCTACTTTCGGTCTCCCCCCAATTGGAGCTTTAAATACTCAAGGGTGGATGAGAGTATCAGAGGAGAAGAAGTGCATCCCCAAAAGCACAAGTCCTCCAGATGGCGGCCGTAAAATCCATCCATCCTATCCTATCCCATCGGCTGCCATCGGATTTTTTTTCTTAGCCCCCGCCCAGGGGGCGAATCCCCTTTGTGCAAAGTTATCTTTATGCGTAATGCCATACGAGAATCGATGTCCGACATAATGATTAGGAAAAGGAAGAGAATGAGAGAGAAGGAGATCAAGGCACTGTCCAAGAATCTCCAGGACCTTTTCGGCATACCTGTGTTCGACGAGCGCGATGCCGTCGACATGGCCGAGAGCTCGGATTTCAACGTCATATTCGTGGGCCAGGACATCCTGGGCATAGTCTACGACGGGAAACCCTTCCTGACCATCAGGGGAATTCTCAAGTACAGGCCCACAGCAAGGTCCGTCACCGTCGACATGGGCGCGGTCCCGTTCGTCACCAACGGCGCGGACGTCATGGGCCCCGGCATCACCGATGCCGACGAGGCGGTCGCCGAAGGCGATCTCGTATGGATCAAGGACATCAAGAACGGCGCTCCGTTGGCCATCGGTGTAGCGCTCAGGTCCGGAGCGGACCTGAAGACCAAGGCCGGCGGCAAGGCCATCAAGACGATACACTATGTGGGCGACAAGCTCTGGAAGTCCGGAGAGTGAGATGGATCGCATCAAGGTGATACAGGACCCGGTCCACGGGAACATCATCGTGGACGGCATCTTCAAGGACGTCATGGACCGTCCGGAGATGCAGAGGCTCCGCTCGGTCAAGCAGCTGGGTCTCGGTTATCTTGTGTTCCCCGGTGCGAACCATACGCGTTTCGAGCATTGCCTCGGGACATACCATCTGGCAGGGAGGATGGCGTACGCCATCGGCCTGGACAAGGAGGATTCCGACACAGTCCGCATGGCAGGTATGCTCCATGACATCTGCCATCCGCCCTACTCCCACAGTCTGGAATCACTGATGGAGAGGTCCGTGGGCATGGACCACATGGAGCTGGCCCGTGCACTGATCACGGGGAAGGTCCCGAACCACAAATCCATCGACGATGACCTGTTCGACGGCATACCGCCGATTGGCGAGGTCATCTCCAGGGAGGGGATCGATCCGGAGGAGGTCTGCAACCTCATCGCGTACCCCGATTCGCAATCGGACAATCTAGACTCCTATCTGGAGAACCACGAGTACTTCCCTTCCAAAGATTACGCCCATCAGATCATCCACGGTCCGGTCGATGCGGACCAGATGGACTATCTGATGAGGGACGCCCATTACACCGGACTGTCGCACGGGGATATCGACTGCGACAGGCTGATCAACACAATGCAGGTCCACAACGACAGGATAGTCATCCTCAGGGGAGGGACCACCGCCGCGGAGGGCCTGATGGTATCGCGCTCGCTCATGTACACGTCGGTGTACTTCCACGAGACCACGAGGATAGCCCAGAAGATGCTGTCGAAGGCCGTGGAGGCCTCAGGAGTGGATCTCTCGGACATCTACCTGTGGACCGACCCAGACATCATCCAGAGGGTCATAGAGGCCGGAGGGAAGGGATCCAACTGCATCCGCAGGGTCCTGAACCGCGACATCAACAAGAAGGCTTTCGCGGTCTACAGCGCGGACATGAACGAGGACATGGCGTCCAAGCTCATCGGCTACGCGGACGAGGCCGGCATGGCAAGGCTGGAGCAGGAGATCGCAGATCAGGCCGGCATCGACGTGTTCAACGTAGGCGTCGAGATCACTTCAAAGTCAAATCTGCAGAGCAACATGAACATCGGCAAGACCGACGTGTCGATAATGGATGACGAGGGGAAGGTGAAGTCCCTGACCCGCTTCTCGCCCATCGCCAGGGCGCTGCAGTCCAGGAACCCGTACGGATGGGCCATACTGGTATCATGTCCTGCACAGTTCAGGGAATCCGTGGAGAGATCCGCGAAGAAGGTATTGGGATTCAGCCTTTGATCACGCCGATCGGTGTGAGCTTTGCGACCTTCTCGGTGAGTCCCGCGTTGCACACCACTTCGATGACCTGATCCACGTCCTTGTACGCTCCGGGGGCCTCCTCCAGGACGCCCTCCTCGGAACCGTTCCTCAGATAGATGTTGCTGGACTCCATCTCCTTGAAGACGTTGTCTATCGACAGGCTGCTGATGGCCGCCTTCCTGGACATCTGCCTTCCAGCCCCGTGGCAGGTGGATCCGAACGTCTGCTCCATGGAGCCCTTCCTTCCGGCCAGGACGTACGTCCCGACCTTCATGTTGCCGGGGATGATGACGGGTTGCCCGACATCCCTGTAGCGCAATGTAATTTCAGACCTTCCGGGGGCGAACGCGCGGGTGGCACCCTTCCTGTGCACAAGTACATCCTCGTGGTGCCTGTCGATGTCGTGCCTCTCCTTCTTGGCGATATTGTGCGCCACGTCGTAGACGACGTCCATCCCCATGTCCTCTGCGGACCTGCCGAGCACCTTCTCGAAGGATTCCCTGGCCCAGTGGGTGATCATCTGCCTGTTGGCCCAGGCGTAGTTGGCGCCGCAGCACATGGCCTTGTAGTAATCGTCACCCAGCTTGGAGTCCAGCGGGGCGCATGCCAGCTGCCTGTCGGGGAGGTCCACGGAGTTCTTCTTCACGTAGCGCTCCATCTCCTGCAGATAATCGGTGGCGATCTGGTGGCCGCATCCCCTGGAACCGCAGTGGACGGTTATCGCGAGTGTCCCCTCCTTGAGCCCGTAGACCTTCGCTGTGCGCTCGTCGAAGATGTTCTCGACGAGGTCCACCTCCAGGAAGTGGTTGCCCGATCCGAGCGAACCGAGCTGGGGGAGTCCCCTCTTCCTCGACTTGTCGCTTACAACGGAAGGATCGGCATCCTGCATGCAGCCGTACTCCTCGGTGACCTCCAGGTCCCTCTCCCATCCGTAGCCGTTCTCCACGGCCCATACGGATCCGTTCCTGAGGATCTCGTCCAGATCCTCGTATCCGACCTTCGTCAGACCTTTGGATCCCAATCCGGACGGGACGTTCCTGTACAGTTCGTCGATGAGCTCGTTCTTCCTGTCGCCGATGTCCTCCATCGTCAGGTCGGTCTTTATCAGACGGACACCGCAGTTGATGTCGAAACCTATCCCTCCGGGGGAGATGGAACCTTCGAACCCATCGACGGCCGCCACTCCTCCGATGGGGAAACCGTATCCCCAGTGGATGTCGGGCATGGCCATGGAGCTTCCGACGATTCCGGGGAGGCAGGCGACGTTGGCGGCCTGCATCGGGGCGTTGTCGGAGCGTATCTGGGAGAGCATGGCCTCGTTGGCGTAGATGACGGCATTGGTGCGCATGCCCAGGGACTCGTCCATGGGGATCTCCCACCGGTTGTCGTCGATCCTGTTCAACTTGCCTTCCCAGGACATGTCACTATCACCTTTCTGAAAACACAATAGGGGCCGGGACCGAGATTTGAACCCGAGTCAAGGGATCCACAGTCCCCTAGGATAACCAAGCTACCCTATCCCGGCCATGTTGGTGAATTCGGCTATTGGATTCCCTTAAATAAACATATCGTCAGTCGAAGGGAAATCCAGTCCGAGGTCACTGCGGCAGGATCAGTTCCTCCGTGTCGGTCAGGATGTCCCCGATTTCGTCCACGTCCTCCCTGTGGAAGAAGCGCTTCTTCCTGACGGTACCCTCGGAGATGAGCAGTCTGATGAATATTCCGCCGTCGCCGTATATGCGTAGGTACTCCTTCCCGTCGCATTCCTCGATTGAGCTCCCGACGAGCATGAAGCCTCTTCCGAAGTACTGGGATTTCAGGTTCTGACGGATGCTGATCCTTATCCTGTCCTCATCCCTCCATTTGGTGGAGGTGAATATGAACTCCCTGGGTCCGTCGTAGACTATCGACACGTGCTCCTTCTCTATCGGTCCGTCGTCGTACGTCTGCCAGGATGACATATCCTTCCCGACGACGGCATCCACGTCCTTCCTCAGGATGAAAGCGTTCGGTGTGGTCGACATGATGGATTCCACCACGACCATGCCCTTCTTCAGCCTCCTCTTGGTGAAGTCGTCGCGGACCCCTGGCCTGATCAGGAAGGTCATGAAGACGATGATGTACGCGATCGATGCCACCACGCAGGGGACCGTTGGATCGAGACCCTTTTCCTCCGTATTCAGGAAGACCAGGATCACCGCCATGGCCAGCAGCATCATGAGGTCGATACTGCAGAGGACGAACACGCGTATCGAGCAGTGGCGGTCCCCCAGCATGCAATGGATGGAACTGAACACGATGGTCAGGTCTGCGAACATCTTCATGAACGTCAGGCCGTCAAAGTCCTCCACCAGGGACGGGATGTTGGTAACCAGGTCCACGGCTCCGTAGGTCACTCCGGCGACGAAGATGATGAATATGTGCGTCTTGTGGGTCGATCTCAGGAGAACGATTCCGGTCACGACGAACACCATGTATGTCACATAGCTGATGTCCCCGTATTCCGTATCCGCCACTGCGGCGTAGGTCCCGGTTATACCGACGATGATGGCTATCACTCCGAGCAGGATGACCAGCGCCCTGTTTATCATGGACATGTGGGAGGCGTCCTTCAGCCAGGACATCGGGTTCATTGTACCCCTCCGTCTATGGCCAGATAGAATCTGGCGCCGTCCTTTCCGTAGAAGCAGAGTCTGTCATCCTTCCTTACGATATCGTCCACCTTGACCCTGTTCGCATGGATCACCGAACCGTTGTCCTTGGTTATGGTCAGGAACAGCTGCTCCTGCCCTTTCCAGATCTGGGCGGTCACGGTTGAGTTCAGGAACCTTCCTTTGATGTTGAACACCATCTCCGATTGGATGACGTCGTCGTTCACATCCCTCCACATGGGTCCGGAACGGCTGAGCAGCTGTTCTGAGACCTCCGGGGTGATGGAGGAATCGGTGTCCAGCATGTAACTGCAGCGGATCCTGTCGAGATGGGTCGCGTGTTTGCCGTCCGACGTGTTCATGCGGATGTCCTCCATGTCCAGCATTCCGACCAGGATCATGTACATGAAGAAGTTCAGGAGATATTCGATCAGCCCGCTCGGGTCTTCCTCGAAGGCCCCCAGCACGGAAAGTATCGTCATCAGTACGATGTTGGCCGTGGCCAGGAGTCCTGCCGTGATGATCATCGATGTGCGCCTTATGACGTTCCCGAACGAGAACGAGATACCGGTGTAGACCAGGTTGGCCGCCAGAAGCATCGTTCCCGCTGACATCACGATCGTCATCGTGCCGACGTCGTCGCCCGTAAGTGCCAGATAGCGTGTTATGAGGCGCGAGGATCCCAGCGTGATCGCATAGATTCCGGTCAGACGGACCAGGTCCGTCTTGCAGAGCAGGATGATGAGCGAGCCGCCGACGGCCAGGATCACGTTCGAGACGTAGTACAGGATGACCTGGCTATCTCTGATACCGGTGTACACGCCGTAAATCCCCTGGGCGACCAGCACGATCCCCAGCGATAAGCTCACAATGGTCGGTGCCAGTTCGAACAGGCGGCGCATCCTCTCGGCCAGTCCTTCCCAGTTCATAGGGCGTCTGCCTCCATGGAAGCGGGTCTGGGTTGCCCTGTTGCGGTCGGGGTCGGCGGCTGGATAGCCGATCCGTGGATGCGTCCGATACTGTTCATGATAACTCCGAGGACCGTTGCCTTGTATGGCGTCATTCATGGGTCTCAATGCTTTTATTGTTTTAGATACGAGTCTAATTTCCTGTGTGTACAATTCTTGGCCTTAACGGTGCCGATCACATTTCCTATCGAATCAGGAATCCACTCCTATGATTTCATGGGAATGAATCCTATGATTTCATCAGCGATGCAGATTCGAACGATACGATATCGGTTATAATTCGATAGAACTAAGCATCCGGAGGTCGCGTTTCTAACCCATCATCCTTTTAAGTACTGTCTCGATGACGTATGTCATGGGAAAAAAGAATCTGATATCGGTTATCGACATGAAGGACGAGTGGCCGGATCTCGTGGACCTTGCTCTCAAGCTCAAAGCGGAGCGCGGACATCACGGTGACCCCCTCAAGGGCAAGTCGCTGGGAATGATCTTCGAGAAGCCCAGCACGAGGACCAGGATCTCCTTCGATGTGGCAATCACCGAGCTGGGAGGACACGCGGTCTATCTCGACGAGTCCAAGATGCAGATCGGCGTCCACAGCGAGACCATGGAGGATACAGCGCGTGTCATGAGCCGTTTCGTCCACGGGATCATGTACCGTGCGTTCGACTACAAGATGATGGACAAGCTGGGAGACTGGTCGTCCGTCCCCGTCATCAGCGGACTGGACAACCTCGAGCATCCCTGTCAGGCCCTCGCCGACATGGTCACCATCAAGGAGAAGCTCGGAGGATTCAGAGGGAAGAAACTGGTGTATCTGGGAGACGGTAACAACGTCTGCAACTCCCTCCTGTACGCCAGCGCCATCATGGGGATCGACATGGTCGCATGCTGTCCCGCGATCAGGATGCCCAACGCGGAGATCATGTGGAACGCCACGAAGATCGCCGAGGCCAACGGATCGAAGATCATCGCATCCCACGAGCCCGAGAAGGCCTGCGTGGACGCCGACGTCCTGTACACGGATACATGGATCTCCATGGGAGACAGCACCCCCGAGGAGGAGGCCATCAGGATCTTCAGCCCGTACCAGGTCAACGACGAGCTGGTCGCACTGGCCAAGCCCACATGCATCGTCATGCACTGCCTTCCCGCGCACCGCGGACAGGAGATCACCAACGAGGTCATGGAAGGCCCGCACAGCGTGGTCTTCGACCAGGCAGAGAACAGGCTGCACGCACAGAAGGCTGTCCTGTACACACTGATGAAGGACTGATTCAGTCCACCTGGGAGGAAACGATGTCCTCGACTATGTCGAGGAAGTCCTCCTTCTCTTCTTTCGGGATGGTGGCGCCGGCGGCCACGCTGTGGCCTCCGCCGTAACCTCCCACGAGTTCCGCCGCGGTCTTCATCACGGCGGCGAGATCCAATCCGCGGTCGACCAGGTCTCTGTTGGCCCTGGCCGAGACCTTGACCCCGTCATCGGAGTCCACGAAAGCGATTATCGGGAGATTGTGCCTGCATTCCGGTGAATTAAGCAGCATTCCCGCGACTATGCCGACGACCGTATCCTTGATCTGGTCGCCGGCGTCGAAGAACTGTATGAACCTGCGCTCCCTGATCAGGTGGTTGTCCTTCACATATGAAAGCGCAGTGGAGATGTGGCGCCTGTGGTCAGCACGGTTCTGCTCCGCATCCTTCAGCGCATCCTTGTCGCCGCAGCAGATCCTCATGCCGGTCTCCGCATCCTCGTACCTTCCGCAGGAATTCAGGACCGTGGCGTACTCCTTGGCGTCCCTGAGGCCGGTGCCCTTCTCGAACTTGGGTAGGGTGTACACCTCGCCGTAGATGCGGGACTGTTCGTTAATCGGGACGAGCTCCAGCACGTTGTCGGTGACCTTCTCCTTCTCCTCGCCGGAGAGGTCGTTCCAGGACCTCCACTGGTTGTCGCGCTTGAGCGGTATGTTGAGGAACTCCAGCATGTCCATGCACCCGTTGGGGTTGTCCGTGAGGCCCTCCAGCCTTGGCTCGGTGCAGTACTGGAAGAACTGTATGATCGGACGTGTCTCCCTCCCGAAGAGGCGGAGGTCGTTCTCCACGATCACATCGCCGTTGGAGACGGCATCCTCCAGGATGTCGCGGTTGATGCTGACCAGTCTGGAATGGCTAGAATCCTGGAAGTCCCCGACCGCGCCTATGACGGCGAGGAACGCCATGTCGATGTTCCTCGGGTCGATGGCCTTCGCCAGGAGATATGTCATCCCGGCACCGCAGACCTCGTAGGACCCGTCGTAACCGTACGTGTGGGGATTGAGATGGTCTATGGACATGAAACTATCCAGGACTGTCTGCTTCCTCCTCCAGCGGGGATCCGGCGCGTGATGGTCCGTGATGACCAGGTTCTGTTTGGTGAACTCCGAGAGATAACCGCTGCCGAGGTCGCATATCCAGACGAAATCGTCCGGCGTGTTGTTCACGTAATCGATGACCTCGGGCGTGATCTTGGAGACGAACATGATGCGGTGCTCTATGCCCAGGCGCTCCGCCGTCATTTTGGCTATGGAGCCGGCTGTGATGCCGTCAGCGTCGATGTGCGATACGATGAGTATGCTCTTGGCCTTCGAGAGGTTCGCCGCGGCGGACGATATGTCCCTGTCCATGCGGCCCCTGTCACCATCTGTAACCGGCATGCTCCCTCACCAGCCTGTCGTAGATCACACCTGCGATGTATTCCAGGTTGACCGTATCGGCCCTGTTGTATTCCTGAAGTATGTTCAGGGCATCCTCGTCGGAATGCCTCGTCCACTGATGCCACAGATGCACGGCCATGGCCCCGTCGACGCCCTCTATGTCCTCGTCCCTGTGGATGCCGAGCTCGATCTCCAGGGGCTTGAGCCCTCCCCTGAACCCGACCTTCCTGGATGCGAAGCGCAGGTCGTACTGAGGGATGTCGAGGTCCACGGTCGGGAAGCTGTTTTTGAGGACAGGGATATCGAAGCAGCTGCCGTTGAACGTCACCAGCATCTTCGCCCCTTCCAGCGCTTCCGACAGTGTCTCCGGGCCGAGGTCGAACCCTTCCGTAAGGGTGTATGTCCTGTCCTTCCTGTGGACGGTGACAACAGTCACCAGGGCGTCCCTGCTCAGGCCGTCGGTCTCGATGTCGAG of the methanogenic archaeon mixed culture ISO4-G1 genome contains:
- a CDS encoding isoleucyl-tRNA synthetase IleS produces the protein MITPIRPNYDAKNIEKDIQEYWRSEHAYEKTRESRKDGKKFYFVDGPPYTTGSIHLGTAMNKTVKDILIRYWSMNGYNVRDQPGFDMHGLPIEVKVEKNIGVHSKKDIEEMGIDKFVNTCKEFAQGLRADMTEQFKQLGVWMDWDNPYQTIKLDYIESAWWTLQRAYEKGLLRDSSRVVTWCPRCETALAEAEIEYWDETDPSIMVRFPIKGDTASLLIWTTTPWTLAANMAVAVHPDFDYARVRMSGAKGEEELIILESQADYVMQKGGYDRFEVLKRMKGQELEGIEYEPVFDLDVPKSDWNYKVVTATYVEQDNTGLVHTAPGHGPDDYETGKRYGIQPFCPVAENGRYTDEFPMMVGKKVKTVHDDVIKYLDETGKLYNSSKIKHRYGHCWRCKSPIIYRNTRQWFVDVPKVKDEMLAEIDRAKWVPDWAGSTREKNWVEGAREWCISRQRYWGIPMPVWECECGEKKVVGQYEELKAGEGYTDGMDTHRPWIDNVTFKCPKCGKTMHRVPDVLDVWFDSGVAAWASLGYPHHKEEFEEWWPGDFIVEAHDQTRGWFYSQLGAGVISFDRAPYDEVMMHGWVLDPKGQKMSKSLGNVIEPLELIDQVGADSLRYYMIKSNAPWEDTAFQKDGPRNARKVLNTYWNVVNFASTYMILDKFDPEKFTIDSIKGSLRDEDRWMISRTEKIVETVTHYLETRELHLVARELEEYILEDLSRWYVCLVRDRSWSEGADMEADKNATYFTLYYAIMKTALILAPIAPHIAEEVYQHMGGKKLTVHMEDWPVCDKSLIDDDIEHSMSLVRNIVDIIAAERAKMGSKLRWPLLQVFVRGNDADVNKAVKMFDHVLAEQGNIKKVQYLGKDEIPSVEKDIEPVEFDEGTIFIDFNVTPEIEAEGYARELIRRIQQMRKDMKLKVEQYVDVEVSAEDRLVGLFGTWKDHISNEVRAKTLTFTSEPKGTEVKEWDVTGKMITIGITPKE
- a CDS encoding RNA-binding protein, whose product is MSDIMIRKRKRMREKEIKALSKNLQDLFGIPVFDERDAVDMAESSDFNVIFVGQDILGIVYDGKPFLTIRGILKYRPTARSVTVDMGAVPFVTNGADVMGPGITDADEAVAEGDLVWIKDIKNGAPLAIGVALRSGADLKTKAGGKAIKTIHYVGDKLWKSGE
- a CDS encoding HD domain-containing protein: MDRIKVIQDPVHGNIIVDGIFKDVMDRPEMQRLRSVKQLGLGYLVFPGANHTRFEHCLGTYHLAGRMAYAIGLDKEDSDTVRMAGMLHDICHPPYSHSLESLMERSVGMDHMELARALITGKVPNHKSIDDDLFDGIPPIGEVISREGIDPEEVCNLIAYPDSQSDNLDSYLENHEYFPSKDYAHQIIHGPVDADQMDYLMRDAHYTGLSHGDIDCDRLINTMQVHNDRIVILRGGTTAAEGLMVSRSLMYTSVYFHETTRIAQKMLSKAVEASGVDLSDIYLWTDPDIIQRVIEAGGKGSNCIRRVLNRDINKKAFAVYSADMNEDMASKLIGYADEAGMARLEQEIADQAGIDVFNVGVEITSKSNLQSNMNIGKTDVSIMDDEGKVKSLTRFSPIARALQSRNPYGWAILVSCPAQFRESVERSAKKVLGFSL
- a CDS encoding tRNA-splicing ligase RtcB — its product is MSWEGKLNRIDDNRWEIPMDESLGMRTNAVIYANEAMLSQIRSDNAPMQAANVACLPGIVGSSMAMPDIHWGYGFPIGGVAAVDGFEGSISPGGIGFDINCGVRLIKTDLTMEDIGDRKNELIDELYRNVPSGLGSKGLTKVGYEDLDEILRNGSVWAVENGYGWERDLEVTEEYGCMQDADPSVVSDKSRKRGLPQLGSLGSGNHFLEVDLVENIFDERTAKVYGLKEGTLAITVHCGSRGCGHQIATDYLQEMERYVKKNSVDLPDRQLACAPLDSKLGDDYYKAMCCGANYAWANRQMITHWARESFEKVLGRSAEDMGMDVVYDVAHNIAKKERHDIDRHHEDVLVHRKGATRAFAPGRSEITLRYRDVGQPVIIPGNMKVGTYVLAGRKGSMEQTFGSTCHGAGRQMSRKAAISSLSIDNVFKEMESSNIYLRNGSEEGVLEEAPGAYKDVDQVIEVVCNAGLTEKVAKLTPIGVIKG
- a CDS encoding ornithine carbamoyltransferase ArgF codes for the protein MGKKNLISVIDMKDEWPDLVDLALKLKAERGHHGDPLKGKSLGMIFEKPSTRTRISFDVAITELGGHAVYLDESKMQIGVHSETMEDTARVMSRFVHGIMYRAFDYKMMDKLGDWSSVPVISGLDNLEHPCQALADMVTIKEKLGGFRGKKLVYLGDGNNVCNSLLYASAIMGIDMVACCPAIRMPNAEIMWNATKIAEANGSKIIASHEPEKACVDADVLYTDTWISMGDSTPEEEAIRIFSPYQVNDELVALAKPTCIVMHCLPAHRGQEITNEVMEGPHSVVFDQAENRLHAQKAVLYTLMKD
- a CDS encoding single-stranded-DNA-specific exonuclease RecJ, which gives rise to MPVTDGDRGRMDRDISSAAANLSKAKSILIVSHIDADGITAGSIAKMTAERLGIEHRIMFVSKITPEVIDYVNNTPDDFVWICDLGSGYLSEFTKQNLVITDHHAPDPRWRRKQTVLDSFMSIDHLNPHTYGYDGSYEVCGAGMTYLLAKAIDPRNIDMAFLAVIGAVGDFQDSSHSRLVSINRDILEDAVSNGDVIVENDLRLFGRETRPIIQFFQYCTEPRLEGLTDNPNGCMDMLEFLNIPLKRDNQWRSWNDLSGEEKEKVTDNVLELVPINEQSRIYGEVYTLPKFEKGTGLRDAKEYATVLNSCGRYEDAETGMRICCGDKDALKDAEQNRADHRRHISTALSYVKDNHLIRERRFIQFFDAGDQIKDTVVGIVAGMLLNSPECRHNLPIIAFVDSDDGVKVSARANRDLVDRGLDLAAVMKTAAELVGGYGGGHSVAAGATIPKEEKEDFLDIVEDIVSSQVD